The genomic DNA cataaaaggtatagtagtatgttgtaaaatgtaaagataaaagatatgatgaaaaaagtcatagtatagtatgtcaaaaaaatcatgaaaaatcataaaaatggcatagtatagtatgtcgaaaaagtcataaaaagtatagtatgttgtaaaatgtaaacataaaagatatgatgaaaaaagtcatagtattccaaaaaaatcatgaaaaatcataaaaatgtcatagtatagtatgtcaaaaaaagtcataaaaagtagtttgttgtaaaatgtcatagtaaagatataatgaaaatagtcttggtatagtatgtcaaaaaaatcatgaaaatggcatagtatagtatgtccaaaaaagtcataaaaagtatagtagtatgttgtaaaatgtaaacataaaagatatgatgaaaaaagtcattgtatagtatgtcgaaaaaatcatgaaaaatcataaaaatgtcacagtatagtatgtcgaaaaaaagttataaaatgtattgtatgttgtaaaatgtcatagtaaagATATGATGAAAatagtcgtagtatagtatgttgaaaaaatcatgaaaatggcatagtatagtatgtccataGAAGTCATAAAAAGAATAgttgtattttgtaaaatgtaaacataaaagatataatgaaaaaagtcgtatagtatgtcgaaaaaaatcatgaaaaatcataaaaatgtcatagtatagtatgtcgaaaaaagtcataagaagatagtatgttgtaaaatgtcatagtaaagATATAATGAGAATGTCGTAGTATAGTTGTCGAAAATcatgaaaaatcataaaaatgtcatagtatagtatgtctaaaaagtcataaaaagatattatgttgtaaaatgtcatagtatagtatgttgaaaaaagtcaaaaaaagtatagtatgttataaaatgtcaagtaggtatgtcataaaagtcaaaaaaggaTAGTATGTGTAAAATGAACATAAAgatatgatgaaaaaagtcatagtatgtcaaaaaaatataaaaatcattaaaatgtcatagtaaagtatgttgaaaaagtcataaaaagtatagtatgttgtaaaatgtcttagcatagtatgtcaaaaagtcataaaaggtttagtagtatgttgtaaaatgtaaagataaagatatgatgaaaaaagtcatagtatagtatgtcaaaaaaatcatgaaaatcaataaaatggcatagtataggatgtcgaaaaagtcataaaaagtatagtatgttgtaaaatgtaaagataaaagatgatgaaaaagtcagtatagtatgtcaaaaaaatcatgaaaaatcataaaaagtcatagtatagtatgtcaaaaaaagtcataaaaagtaagtttgttgaaaatgtcatagtaaaGATATGATGAAATACgtggtataatatgtcaaaaatcatgaaatgtcatagtatagtagtccaaaaaagtcataaaaagtatagtagtatgttgtaaaatgtaaacataaaagatatgatgaaaaaagtcattgtaagtatgtcgaaaaaaatatgaaaaatcataaaaatgtcacagttagtatgtcgaaaaaaagtataaaaatgtattgtatgttgtaaaaagtcctAGTAAAGATATGATATGAatagtcgtagtatagtatgttgaaaaaatcatgaaaatggCATAGTAAGATGTCCATGAAGTCATAAAAGTATAgttgtattttgtaaaatgaaacataaaagatatgaaaaaagtcatagtatagtatgtcgaaaaaatcagaaaatcataaaaatgtcatagttagtatggtcgaaaaaagtcataagaagtatagtatgttgtaaaatggCATAGTAAAGATATAATGAGAatagtcgtagtatagtatgtcgaaaaaatcatgaaaaatcataaaaatgtcatagtatagtatgtctaaaaagtcctaaaaagtatattatgtgtaaaatgtcatagtatagtatgttgaaaaaagtcaaaaaagtatagtagttataaaatgtcatagtatggtatgtcataaaaagtcataaaaagtatagtttgttgtaaaatgtaaacataaaagatatgatgaaaaaagtcatagtatagtatgtcgaaaaaatcatgaaaaatcataaaaataagtttgtaaaatgtcatggtatagtatgttaaaaaagtcataaaaagtatggtatgttgtaaaatgtctagtatagtatgtcaaaaaaagtcataaaaagtataatatgttgtaaaatgtcATAATAAAGATATGATGAAAAAGTcttggtatagtatgtcaaaaaagtcataaaaagtataatatgttgtaaaatgtcaataaagATTGATGAAAATAGTCTTAGTATAgagtgtcaaaaaagtcataaaaagtaataatatgtGTAAAATGTCATAATAAAGATATGATGAAAATAGTcttggtatagtatgtcaaagaaatcatgaaaatgtcataggatagtatgtccaaaaaaatcataaaaagtatagtagtatgctgtaaaatgtaaacataaaagatatgatgaaaaaagccatagaataGTATTTCAAGAAAATcatgaaaaatcaaaaaaatgtcatagtatattatgtgaAAAGTAggcatagtaaagtatgttgaaaacacGTCATAGAATAAATAATAtgttgtgaaaaatgttgaaagaagtcatagtatagtatgtcgaaaaaagtatcaaaaattAATATTATAGTTTGTtacaaaaagtcatattatagtatgttgcaaaaagtcatagtatagtatgttgagaaaagtaataaaaagtcatagtatagtcatatgtcatgatgaaaaaagtcatagtatagtatgtcgaaaaaaatcatgataaattgtaaaaaagtcatagtatagtatttggaaaaaaagttgtagtatagtaagtcgaaaaaagttttaaaatggtCAAATTATAATATCttgaaaaaaagcttaaaaatgtcatagtaaaaTACGttgcaaaaagtaaaaataggcATAGCGGAAAATGTtgacatacatgcatacataatatacacactAGGCATGGCggaaaatgtcataaaaatgtcatagtatagtatgtctaaaaaaatcatataataGTATGTCGAACAAAGGCATTGTATGTtgcaaaaattcataaaatgtcaaaaaaaacataaacagtcatagtatagtatgtagaaaaaagtcatagtacagtatctGAAAAActtcatagaatagtatgtcgaaaaaaagtgataatatagtcatagtatagcatgacaaaaaaagtcataaaatgtcattgtatagtatgtcgcaaaaaagtcatataaaagtATGTTCGAACAAAGGcattgtatgtcaaaataaagtcataaaaatgtaatagtgtACTATgtcaaaagtcaaaatgtcaataaaagtcataaaaacgtcatagtatagtatgtcaaaaaaagtcataaaaactcatagtagagtatctaaaaaagtcatagtatagtatgtctaaaaaagttataaaatctcatagtatagtatctaaaaaaaagtcatagtatgtcaaaagatttcatcaaaatgtcatagtatatcatgttgacaaaaagataaaaatatcatagtatagtacgtcaaaaaaagtcataaaaatgtcatagtatagttagtatgttgaaaaaaagtaatgtaataGTATGTCGAACAAAGGCattgtatgttgaaataaagtcataaaaatgtcataatgtagtatttctaaaaaagtcacagtatagtatgaaTCATGAAAAATCATAGAAAAGACATAGCATGTCAAAATATTTCGTCAAAATGTCATGGTATTGTTGACAAAAAgacatagaatagtatgttgacaaaaaaagaatggtatgttgaaaaaaagtcatagtatgttaaaaaaggtcagaaagtagtcctagtatagtatgttgaaacatgtcatgaaaatgtcatagtaaagatatgatgaaaaagtcataaagacataaagaaagaaaaaagacataatatagtatgtcgaaaaaagtaataaaatagtcatgttatagcatgttgaaaaaagtcatgaaaaattcatagtgtagtatgttgtatgttgtaaaaatgttttaaaaaaatcatagtatagtatgtagaacaaagtcctaaaaagtcatagtacagtatctgaaaaacgtcatagaatagtatgttgaaaaaagacacagtatagtatgtcaaaaaatgtcataaaaatgtcatagtgtagtatgtcgacaaaaagacataaaatagtatgttaaaaaatcatgaaaatcataaaaaagtcgcagtatagtacatcaaaaaaagacatagtatagtatgtcgaaaaaagtgataaaatagtcatgttatagcatgttgaaaaacgtcatgaaatattcatagtgtagtatgtcgttaaaaaaattcttcaaaaaatcataatatagtatgtagaaaaaagtcataaaatgtcatagtacagtatctaaaaaacgtcatagaatagtatgttgaaaaaagacacagtatagtatgtcaaaaaaatgtcatcaaaatgtcatagtgtagtatgtcaaaaaaaagacagaatagtatgtcaaaaacggTCATAAAGTAGTCATTGTATAGTCAAAAAAGACTATAAAAGACTACAAAAATTGTCATCAAaatgtcatagtgtagtatgtcgacaaaaagacagaatagTAAGgtaaaaaatcatgaaaatcgtaaaaaagtcacagtatagtatgtcgaaaaaagacgtagtatagtatgtccaaaaaagtgataaaataatcatgttatagcatgttaaaaaacgTCATGAAAAATTTACTGTGTAGTATGTCgtatgttgtaaaaatgtttcaatataagtcataatatagcatgttgtgaaaatgtttgttttttaaaagtcataatatagtatgtcaaaatcatagtatgttgtaaaaattgAACAATTGAAAAGTTGTATTATAGTGTGTCACAAGAAATGAAGTCTGCAGTGTGGAGGTTGTCTTTGACACATTTGGGATGAAGAAATGCACATGAACCTGAGCCTGAAGATCAAAGGTCACCATGGAGAAACACAGGTTGAGCAGAAAGTATTGCTCCTGGAGGCTCTCCAAGGCCCCGCCCACACGGAATGCCATCATGTTGGGCCTCTGGATGAGCAGCGTGGTGCAGAAGACGTGGATCACGCCCAGACACATGATGCACACAAAGCGAACCTGCAACGCAAAAAGATCACAACcagataatacattttaattgatgTTAGATTCTACATAAACAACATCCTTCATACAATCCTGATGAGTGATGTAAGTGTTGCCAAAATGATGACACTAAATACTAAAACTAATGTAGTTTTTTAggtatttttttcataaatccaAGTGTTGGATAAATTGGATAATTGAAATTGGATGGATTGGATAAAGTGCTGCCACAGGAAACGTCAGAGGCTCACCGCTATTAATCTCATCATTCCGTGGAAATCCATCTAATTAAGCTCAGCATAAGGtccttcaggaagacttctatgCTTtcattctcctctctctttcccaatCTGATCAGGTGGCTCTGGACTTTTTCAGTTAAATGATTTCCATGAACCAATCACATCATTGCATCCCTGCTATAGATCTGTTTCTCCGCCGCTGTCAGTTGTCCTTTCAGGCAAATCAAGCAACCCTCATCTACCCAATTTACATCATCAAATCATCATTTCCCAGCACCAAGGGATCCTGTGATGAATAAACTTCTTTTCACCTTTCAatgaagtctctcctgattgaaatagtTGTTGAGCCATTTCAGTCCAAGTagtggactgactgactgactgactgaaccACCGACTGCCATCCATAGTAACATAGCATTTACATGTTTCCTGCAGGGTGGTAAAGGGCAGGGGTCAGTACCCACAGTATATGTCATGCAGAGTTCAGGTCCCTGATCAGCAAACCTTTTACTGAACAGGAGAAACTAGCCAGTGGTACAGCAGCTAGCTGTGGATTTAAACATgataaacaacttttaaacaagTAAGTAATGACTAAAAGGTGATTAAAATGTAACAACCTTTCATTGACTAAAACGATGAAGAGTAGCTGTTGGTATTAGTAGTAGAAGAGGTATTCATAACATTTCTTCTTAAGTAAAACTATTAACTATTAATAGTAAAATTAACTGCACAGTACAAGTCCCGCATCAAATTTTCCTTCAAGGTGAAGAGTGCATTATATCAGCACAATGTACTTAAATTGACGTAATGTAGTAAAATGATAGTTTAATGAACAACAAGGCATCATAATTTAATTTGGATACTTTGTGAGttaaatctgaatctgcaacaaACCCAGCAGCATTTCTCtgcctatgactttttttgacttactatactaagacattttacaaaatactatactttctataactttttttcgacatactatactatgacatttttatgatttttcatgatttttttgacatactatactatgactttttcatcatatcttttatgtttacattttacaaaatacaactagactttttatgacttttgtggacatactatactatgacatttttcattatatctttactatgacattttacaacatactatacctttTTATGACTTCTCACGGATTTCGCCTATCACGGGTTCTTCTTGGAACGTAACCCCCGTGATAAACGAGGGttcactgtatgtatatatatatatatatatatatatatataggctttCCAATTTATTAGTTAGATGATCATTCATTATAAAACTGTCTTGGTGCAGTGTGTTTTCTCAGAGAAGCCAGTAGAGGGCGACCTACCAGCAGCTCCTGCTTGCTCTTTGACCCCAGCACGGAGAAGTTGACCACAGATCGAATCATCACCCCCAACACGCTGAGCACAAACACCACCAGCTCCTGTCTGTTCTCCTGCATCACACCCCGACTGATGTAGTAGATGCAGAACACTGCGGGGGACAGACCATACAATGCTCACATACAACACTAGTCACTTCATTACTATAATGTATTCTTTGAATAGATACACTTTCATATTTGCTCTTTTCcatgtacttttttattttattaatgctCACACACTCAGTCATCTCTGACTATAAAGCCCTTATGATGCACTGTCAATTGAGATTTTATACTTTTATActgaaaaaacatattttataattattagGGATGCACCATTCCGATACTGATATTGCATATCAGACTCAAATAGCTGGATTGTGTATTGGTGACAATGGGGCCGATTTCATCCAATTctgtattatttaaataataaacaacAATTCAGAACATTTATATCTGCAGGGTAGCATGGCTCAGTCAGGAGGTATGCATGTCTAGTAAtcggtgtatgaatgtgtgtatgaatgtgtgtgtgaatgtgtgtgtgtgaatgttgtcatgtgttgtaaagcactttgagtggTCAGTAGACTATAAGagctatataaatgcagtccatttaccaaatatatttatttgttacattttgttttacaaacttagaaaagcatttatttttttaaaagcaggtcTGATGAAGGAATGATCCCTGTCACTTCCACACAGGGAGGCATACAGCTTATTAATTAAACACTAGTATTGGATCAGTACTTTGTATTGGACAATACTCAAATCCCAGGTATTGTATCGAAACTGAATAAATTGGATGGGTACTTACCGACTTATTATGGTCCTGGTACTgatctttttacctttttagtgTATACAATGTCATTAACAATAACCAGAGGTAATTAGAAGTACaagtactttgttacattacttaagtagaaattaTGGGTATCTAGACTTTaatggattatttattttacggcagactttttacttctactccttacgtTTTCAAGCAATTATCTGCaatttctactccttacatttaaaaaaaaagccttgttACTCTTATTTCCgtttggtttgttttcattCCGGCTTgtgatcattaaaaaaaaaaaaaacccaaaaaaaactaaaacctacCTGGATAAATCACGCCATCCGGATAGAGTGAATTTCATCCAATTctgtattatttaaataataaacagcAATTCAGAACATTTTTATCTGCAGGGTAGCATGGCTCAGTCAGGAGGTGCGCATGTCTAGTAAtcggtgtatgaatgtgtgcatgaatgtgtgcatgaatgtgtgtgtgaatgtgtttggaTGATAAGTATAAACATATACCATTCCAACACCCTATTGGTTTGTACCGTCTAATTTGAAAAGcatattgatattatttttttcccccccttatACTACTTtcacttttatactttaagtaattttgaaaccagtacttttacacttttacttgagtaaaaagcttgagttgatacttgAGTTGATAGTTTTATTTGAAGGTTTCTTAACTTAGTCTGATAATCCACAACAAACAATTAATCTAAAAAGATAATTGACAGATTGTACAATAacgaaaataattgttagttgtaAACCTAATGTAATGACAGTTGTGGCTATTCTATAGGTTTAACTGTAGAATGATGGAAGTGATTCAGCAGCAAAACCATtataaagaaaagtaaaacactgcaaaaaaaaaaatcaatacagacaCGTTGGTAAAAGATAAAGCTTAGGCAGATGGCTTTTTTCTGTCTGTAGGAGATAAGGGCAGTAAAACTATCTGGGGGAAATGCAAGGTTAAAGCCATTGCATTCATCTCTTCCACTGTTTCATCACATGATTACAACAGAAAAACTTCTTCTTTTTGCCAACAGTGCGACTGGCTGATAATCGGATGTGGTATTAGATGGACTTGCAAAGACACTGGCACTACATGGCTGTCTGCTTTTTAGTGGAGGGATTTTACTCACAGATTCCAACCAACTGGATGAGAGACACAGTGAAGTTGTCCACATCGTATATGTCTGTGTCCATGTGCTGCTCGTAGAGGCTGAACACGGTGAGGCCGAGCAGCGCCAGCAGAGACGCTATGGTGAAGCAGAAGTAGAGCTTGAGCAGACATGACAGCTCCGACCAGGGCTTTATCTGCAGGAGGGTGGAGATGGACAGGACAAAGAATGTGAAACAACGTGTGATAAAGACAACACTTAGATTGGAAGTGTCTGCAAGTCCAATATGACATTATAAACATAGTAGGGCTAAAGCTGGACGATatgggaaaaaaatctaatataatttatatatatgattattggtgctttcataaaatattaacacaatgagatttgggataaataatcaccaataatgcagatacaatgactaagtggataaaggcaaataataaaacagcaagcaagtctggtaagttcagaaaatgacatcccttTATATGCAACCAGTATAAGACAACACTcgtgtcatatcacgatattgcaatatccaaaatttaagaaaatatcTAGCCTCACATATCGGTCTagataatattgatatattgtccATATATTGGCTGAAAGATTTCTGGGACATTGTTATTCAATAgtttgaaattaatttaatgattatttaGATGACA from Etheostoma spectabile isolate EspeVRDwgs_2016 chromosome 7, UIUC_Espe_1.0, whole genome shotgun sequence includes the following:
- the LOC116693253 gene encoding uncharacterized protein LOC116693253 isoform X2 encodes the protein MEEISPLLGNQISGQPHEDPDLLSPNLRPRHQELIPTPCGPIKPWSELSCLLKLYFCFTIASLLALLGLTVFSLYEQHMDTDIYDVDNFTVSLIQLVGILFCIYYISRGVMQENRQELVVFVLSVLGVMIRSVVNFSVLGSKSKQELLVRFVCIMCLGVIHVFCTTLLIQRPNMMAFRVGGALESLQEQYFLLNLCFSMVTFDLQAQLCLCIVITTSDLAMSAPNSPPIILGVGVVWACLTATIGAVAVLKEAKNLVWVFMMLNLLQLAFFVYLVYTVVLKWFEDSTYTLEAAAITGALISLVIKVVLFWGLIRLVHSFGQGLRERMFAPSK